A window from Cryptomeria japonica chromosome 1, Sugi_1.0, whole genome shotgun sequence encodes these proteins:
- the LOC131026871 gene encoding germin-like protein 1-1: MAYFWVSLLLALLVPTISADPDPLQDFCVADTSSSAFFMNGLPCIDPSKASAKHFTTSILSTKGNTSDSLFGMSVIATTADVLPGINTLGLIMGRVDIAVGGVLPPHTHPRASEIIYVLEGELKVGFVDTTNKLFSADIKTGDVFVFPKALVHFAQNVGNSPASLIAVLNTQTLGTSIIPLATFASNPAIPSSVLSKSFQINVTEVETIRKNLGGN, translated from the coding sequence atggCATACTTTTGGGTTTCACTACTTTTGGCTTTACTAGTGCCCACAATAAGTGCAGATCCAGACCCATTGCAGGATTTCTGTGTAGCAGACACTTCCTCTTCCGCATTTTTTATGAATGGACTGCCTTGTATCGACCCCAGCAAAGCTTCTGCAAAGCACTTTACTACATCTATTTTGAGCACCAAGGGAAATACATCAGACAGTCTATTCGGAATGAGTGTGATTGCCACAACAGCAGATGTTCTCCCTGGCATAAAcacattagggttgataatgggTCGCGTAGATATTGCAGTGGGAGGAGTGCTTCCTCCTCACACACACCCACGAGCCTCTGAAATTATTTACGTTTTGGAAGGGGAACTCAAAGTTGGATTTGTGGACACTACTAACAAGCTTTTCTCTGCAGATATCAAAACAGGCGATGTTTTTGTGTTCCCCAAGGCCCTTGTACACTTTGCTCAGAACGTGGGAAATAGCCCTGCCTCTCTCATAGCTGTTCTCAATACTCAAACTCTCGGTACCTCTATCATTCCCTTGGCCACTTTCGCTTCCAATCCAGCAATTCCCAGCAGTGTTTTGTCAAAATCATTCCAGATTAATGTTACGGAGGTGGAGACAATCAGAAAGAACCTTGGTGGCAACTGA